CTCTGAGCCGACTGGCCGACGATTCGGCCGCTCTGCTGAGCGAGCCCGTGAACCTGAGAGGCTACCGACGGGACATCCCGCGGACGTATGTGCACCTCACCCGGGACCAGTGTTACGTCGAGGAATTCCAGCAGCGATCCATCGCGCTGCTCCGGGCGGAGGTCATCGATCTCGACACTGGCCACATGGCGATGATCAGCGCTCCAGGGAAGCTCGCCGCCGTCCTCAACGCCGTTCACGGCTGAGTGAGCACCAGCCTGTTCGCCGCCTTCAACATCGCCGACGGCACTGCCATCGGTGAGCTGCACCGCCGCCACCGGGCCGCATCACACTGGCCTGCCGCGTCGGCGGGAAGTGGTTCGCGGTGGTCGGGGCGCAGGCCGTCGGTGGTCACGCCGGGGTGCAGCGGGTCCGTGGTGCGGGCGCACAGTTCATCGATGACGAGACGAAGCTGTTGGATGCCCTCCAGGTCGGGGGACGACCATACCCACTTATGCGGAGCACGCGCTCCACTTCATCGTGCTGGAGCGTCTCCATGGACAGGCCCCCGACTTGCCCGTCCCCGCGACATGACCCCGCGGCCCTGAGCCGGCACTCCACGGTGGTCGGCCGCGGGAGTCTGTTCCCGCGGCCGTCACTCGCACCACGCCACGCCCCGTCGCGGGGGTAGCCCCCGGTCATGGCACCAGCACGGCCTTGCTGAGACGAACGCGAACGCGTCATCCGCGGGCGGGGATCCGCAACCGACCCCCGCACGACGACGGCTCCGCCGAGCACACACACGAGACGGGCAACCTGGCAAGCTCGTCTCCACCTCGCGCAGGGCGTGGAGCAGGTGAGTCTGATTCCGCGACGAGGATGGCGCTCGCCTGGGAGCCCAGGGTACGGGCCGGGGTGTGTCAAACTTGTTGATATGCGTGAGTATGAAGATCAGCCGCTGGGCTTCCTGCTTTACCAGGTGATGGCTGCACTGCGTCCGCTCACGGCCGCGGAGCTCCAGCCGCTTGGCATCGGGTTGCCGGAGTTCGTGTGCATGCGGAACTTGTCCATGTTCCCCTCTCAGTCCAACGCTGAGCTGGCCCGCCATGCCGGTGTGTCGCCGCAGGCGATGAACAAGGTTGTGCGGGATCTCCAGGAGATGGGCGCGATCAAGCGGCCGGCTGCGGTGTCGTCGGGCAGGAGTCTGCCCGCCCGGCTGACGCCCAAGGGCAGGGCCCTGTTCAAGCGGGCCGAGGCAGCGGTGCGGGTCGCCGACGACCGTCTGATGACCCACCTCGCGTCCGGTGAGCGGGATGAGCTCAAGAAGCTGCTCCACGCGATCGATGCGCGCAACATCGGGGATGGGGCATCGACGGTCCGGCCGGACTGAAGCGTGGCGAAGCAGCGGCCAGGCGTCGCGAGTGCGGCGAGGCGCCGGCCTCCGGGTGCGGATGGGTGGAGTACGACGTCGACGGTCCAGCCGGGCCGGTCGTCGCGTGGGCCGATGAGGGTGTTCGTCAGGGCTTCTTGGACGATGCGGTAGATGGTCAGTTGCACGCTGCTGCTGAGTGTGGCGAGGTTGCCCATGGTGCGGTAGGTGACGTCCAGTCCCGCGGTGCGGACGCGGGCCAGGAGGGAGTGCAGGTCGCGGGTGCCGGGCTGCGGGCTGAGCGGCTGTTGGCCGTGCTGTTTCTCGCGCAGGACGCCCAGGACGCGCCGTAGTTCGTTCATGGCCTGGCGGCCGGTGTCGCCGAGGATGCGCAGGGCTTGTTGGGACTGCTCGCCTCTGTTGGCGGCGAGGGTGGCGGCGCCGTCGGCGACACTGATCATGACGGAGAGGTTGTGGCCGACGATGTCGTGCATCTCGCGGGCGACGCGGGAACGTATCGCGGCGACGGTGAGCTGTTCGTCTGGCGGGTGCGCAGCGTCAGCCCGACGGCGGCGGCCGCGGTGTCCGTCCCCAGGAGGATGAACAGGCCCTGCGGCCAGCTTTCATCCGGCAGGATGACGAAAACGGGAAGCATGACCTGCGCGATGGCCATGACGGTGGCCCGGCCCAGCAGCCGCAGGGAGTCGTGGCGGGCCATGGTGTACAGGGCGATGAGCGCGGTGAGGTCGGCCGACAGCCACAGGCCCAGCGCCCCCTGGGCGAGGGTGACCAGGGGGATCACGAAGTACACGGGGGCCGGGGCGCGGCCACGCCACCACAGCGGCACGATGAGCGCGGTGGAGACCACGTACGGGACGGCGGCCGGCGCCTGCAGGTGGCCACGGCCTTCGGTCTGCCCGAAGGGGGCGTCGTTGCTGCCGGAGAGGAAGTCGGTCAGGCCGATCATCGCGACGATCAGCACGACCGCGGTGTCGAGCAGCCAGGGATGCCGCTGGTTCAGTTGCCGCAGGCGGTGCTGGCGACGCAGCAGCCAGTCCAGCAGGGGATGTCCCCAGGCGGCCTCGGGCCCGGGGGCGGCGAGGGTGCCGCCCCCTGGGACCGGTCCGCGGTGATGGCCGCGCGGTGTGGACTCATGGGCCCGATTGGCCCCTTCCCCCTGCTCAGGCGTCGGTCCGTTTCAGCCGGACGGCGGCCGCGGCCAGGGCGAGGGTCACCCAGCCGGTGAAGACGGTGAGCCCGGCACCGGGTGAGAGGGCGTCGGGCGGTTGGTGCAGGGAGGACGCGGCCTCTCCGGCGTTGCTGGGGAAGTACGGGTTGAGCGTGTCGGCCAGCGAGCCGGGCAGCAGTGAGGCCAGGTTGGGCAGGATCAGCAGGACGCCGACCAGGGTGGCGATGCCCCCGGCGGGGGAGCGGAGCAGCGCCCCCAGGGCCACACCGAACACCGCCACGAGGGCCAGGTAGACCCCGGCACCGAGCAGGCTGCGCAGCACACCGTCATCCCCCAGCGACAGGGCGATCTTCTCGCCGTCCAGGCCGGCCGCGCCCAGCTGGAACGCCGCCAGCGCGCCGAGCGTGGGGAGGGCCAGTACCAGCGGCGCCACCACGGCGCTCTTGGCGAACAGCACCGGCAGCCGTTTGGGGACTGCGGTGAGCGTGGAGCGGATCATGCCCGTGCTGTACTCGCCCGCGAAGAGCAGCACTCCCAGCGAGCCCACGATCAGCGAGGCGAACGACGAGCCCATCAGGGTCAGGCTGACCGCGTCACTGGACTCTCCGGACGACATCGGGCCGTCGTCCGTCGGCGCGTCAGGGCTGTAGGTGGAGGCGGCGACTGTCCCGAAGACGAGCAGCACGACCACGGAGACGGTCAGGGTGATCCAGCTGGAGCGCAGCGACCAGAACTTGGCCCACTCCGAGCGCCGTACCCCACGGGAGGTCACTTTGCGCACCGTCGTCGCGGGGGCAGGCGCCACGGTAGGAGAGGCGGTAGTCATCATGCGGCCTTTCGGTCAGTGTCCGCATGGTCCGCGGGCGCGCTGTGGTACTCCACGGCGTCGCGGGTGAGGTCCATGAAGGCCGTCTCCAGGGAGGCGGACTGCGGGGTCAGCTCATACAGCGGCACCCCGTGAGCAGCGGCAATCATTCCGACCCCGTCGGCCGTCCGCGTGAAGTCGTCCAGCGTGGTGTCCGCGAGCAGCCGCCCCCGGCCGACGACGATCAAGTGGTCGGCGATCAGCGCCATCTCCTCGTCCACCCGGCGGCGCGTAATACCGTGCGTGTGCGCCAGCGCCATCAGATGGCTGCGCGCGCTGCGCCCCGGGTCGCCGTACCGCTTGGTCAGCTCCCGTGCTTCGATCATCAAGGTCGCCCCCTCCTCACTTCGATACCGGCCACGGAAAGGGCCGTAACCGCTGCTTTCGAAGCTACGGGCGGGGAAAACCGCGGGACGCGTCCCGTCTTTGAACCAGATTCGTTTCCGGTTGCCTCGTGGTGTCCGCGCTGATGCCGTGCCGGCCGGCGGCGTGTTCGTGTTGGTGGTGGTCGCTGAAGGTGGAGCAGCTGGGTAGCGGTGGGGAGTCGGGATACCGACGCCCCGCTGATCGTGGTTCCGGTCGTGGCGTTGTATGCCATCGCGGCGCTGGTGGCCGCGGGTGCGTCGCAACCTGTGGGGTATGGCGTGGCGGCGGTCTACATCCGCTGGGGTAGGTCGAGTGTCATCGGGAGACCGACGCCTCCGGGCCTGCCGCGCGGCACGATCAGTGGCATGAATCCGCCCACCTTTCCCGCATGGGTCGCTGCCGCGTTGGTCGGTGTGCTTGTCGGGGCTGCCGCCGGAATGCTGCTGGCCACCGCCGCCGGGGCGCTGTCCATGGAGATCGGCGGCGTACTGATCGCCCTGGTGATCGGCGTGCCCACGGTGTGCGGTGCCGTGGTGGCGTGTTTTTCACGCCAGGCAACTCCCGTTCGGATTCGAGGTAGTCACCCATGTCTCCCATTCGCGGCTCAGCCGCGTCCCTTGCCCCCGCCCGCACCGGGCCGGCCGGATAAGCCTCACGGTGGCCGGTTCGGTGCCCTGGCCGGTTGGGCGCAGTGTCACCGTTGGGCCGCCCTGCTGCTCTGGGTGGCCGTCCTGGCCGCCGTCACGCTGGGTTCCCAGGCCGCGGGGTCTGCGTACAAGAATGACTTCTCCCTGCCGGGGACCGATTCCCAGTCCGCCACCGATCTGTTCACCAAGCACGGTTCCGCCCAGGCCGGCGACACCGTCGAGATCGTGCTGAAAGACGGCCGGGGCATCGGCGGCGACACGACGGCCGTGGAGACGATGCTGGCCAAGGTGAAGGGATGCCGGGCGTCGCCGATGTGCGCAGCCCGTACGCCGATGCCTCCGCCGTCTCCAAGGACGGCACGATCGGCTACGCCACGGTGACCTTGGAGGGCAAGGCCGAGGCCGTGGCCAAGGAGGACATCACCAAGATCATCGACACCGCCGGGGATGTCCGGACCGGCGGTCTCCAGGTCGAGCTCGGCGGTGAGGCCGTACGCGGAGCCGAGGACAAGGGAAGCCCGACCGCGGAACTGGCCGGCATCGTGGCCGCCGTGGTCATCCTCGGGCTGCTCTTCGGCTCCGTGGTGGCGGCCGCCGTACCGTTGATCACCGCCCTGTTCGCGGTCGGCGGCGCACTCGGCCTGATCGTCATCGCCTCGCACGTCTTCACCATCGCCGACTTCACACCCCCCTCACGATGCTCGTCGGGCTCGGCGTCGGCGTCGACTACGCCCTGCTGATCTTCTATCGCTACCGGCACGAACTCACCGCCGGCGCCGACCCGGCAAAGGCCGGCCGCAAAGCTCTGGACGCCGCCGGCCGCACGGTCTTCTTCGCCGGCTGCACCGTGATCATCGCCCTGCTGGGCCTGGTCGCCCTCGGCCTCGGCTCGCTCCAGGGCGTGGCCCTGGCCCTGGCCCTGACCGTGCTGACCACCATGGCCGCCTCGCTGGTCCTGCTGCCCGCGCTGCTGGCACTCTTCGCCCAGCGCATCCAGCGCCACGTCCTGAAGCACGCGGCCAAGTCCGCGGCCAAGGGCAAGACCGAAGGCCGCCGCTGGCGGGCCCTGGCCGCAGCCGTGCAACGCCGTCCGCTGCCGGCACTGCTGATCGCCGTCCTCGCCCTGCTGGCCCTGTCCGCCCCGGCACTGAGCATGCGCCTGGGATTCGCCGACGCGGGCAACGACCCCAAGACCTCGACCTCCAAGAAGGCATATGACCTGCTCGCCGAAGGCTTCGGCCCGAGCTTCAACGGACCGCTGATCGTCCTGGCACAAGGCGACGAGGCCGCCGGCCAGACCGTCCAGTCCGCACTGGCCAAGGCCGAGGGCGTGGCCGCGGCCGGCCCCGCGATGCCCACCGAGGACGGCGCCCTGACCACCATGATCATCTACCCCAGGACGGCACCCCAGGCCAAGGGCACCGCCGACCTCGTACACCACCTGCGCGACGACGTGGCCCCGGGACTGGAGCGTGAGACCGGCGCCAAGATCCTGGTCGGCGGCGCCACCGCCGCCTCCCAGGACTTCGCGGACACGGTCGAGCAGCGGCTGCCCCTGTTCGTCGCAGTCGTCGTCGGGATGTCGTCACTGCTGCTGATGCTGGTCTTCCGGTCAGTGCTGATCCCCATCAAGGCAGCCCTGCTGAACCTGCTCTCGATCTCCGCCGCACTCGGCGCGATGACCCTGGTCTTCCAGGAAGGCCTGTTCGGAGTGCAGCCAGGTCCGATCGAAGCCTTCCTGCCCGTGCTGATCTTCGCGATCGTCTTCGGCCTGTCCATGGACTACGAGGTGTTCCTGATCTCACGGATCCATGAGGAGTGGGAACGTACCAAGGACCATTCCCTCGCCGTCCGGGAGGGACTGGCCTCCACCGGCAAGGTGATCACGGCAGCCGGGGCCATCATGATCGTGGTGTTCGGCGCCTTCATGCTCAGCACCGACCGGATGCTCCAGCAGTTCGGACTGGGCCTGGCCGTGGCGATCCTGGTGGACGCGCTGGTCATCCGCTGCCTGATCGTCCCCGCCATCATGCAACTGTTCGGCACATGGGCCTGGTGGCTGCCCGCCCCCCTCGCCCGACGCCTGCCCAAAGTGGCACTCGAGCGCCCCACGAACAGCTGACGACCCACACGGCGCAAACCCACCCCCCGACAGACCAACCCCCCACGACCGTCACACAGTCGATCCGATAGGGCGGTGAGGAACCCGCGCAAAGCGCTCGGCTGGACACCCAGCCGAGCGCCTGGCGTGGACGGACGTTGGACTCGGCGGTAACCACGCCACGTCGTGCTCGCCGAGCCGCCCTCCGTCGAGCCACCGCCGCCCGGTACATCCCCGGCGGTGACACCGTGGGTCCCCTCCGCCCGTACCCGACAGGCGCTGCGCGGCCAGGCGTTAGCCCGCCTCGACCGCCACGATCTGCCGACCGCCGATGTCGGATACTCGTTGGCCACCACGCGCACACTCCCGTGATGTCGGCGCTGGCCAGGACAGCGTCGATGGAGGTGGTGAGAGGCTCCTTCGATCCTTGTGGTCAAGAGGCATGGCCGAGTTATGGAACCCCACAGGCGGGCGGCACGGCAACGGCGGCTTCGGGATCGAACTGCGGCCCGGGCAGCGGGGGCTTGCTTGCATCAGTCACGAAAACTCCTTGACAGACAGTGAGGGCACCCTCGAAGGGAGCTCAGCTATCGTCCTGGAAGGCAGTTGCGGTCCACTGCGCGGTCGACTTTCGTCGTCATCGGCGGGGAGGAGGCGATGTCCCGTTCCCGCCAGGTGGCCAACGGCAGGTTGCGCACGCCGGCAGTTGGTGCCACAGACCGCGGGGCGGGAGCCGGGCCATGGGGATGAGGGCTGCGATGAGCAGCTCGCCCAGAACGCGGTGAGGCGGGCTGGGCCAGTGGTCTTCGAGGGCATTTACGAGCTCGCTCATGGTGCGGCTGCTGGTCGGCCATGGCCGCGCGGCCGGCGGTGGCGACCTCGTCCAAGTCGATGCCGACCAGTTCGCGCCGGTGGAGGAGGTGAACGGTGCGGCGCATCAGGGGGGTGCACCACCCTGCGGCCGGTCAGCGCTTCGTCCAGTTGCTCGGGCTTGAAGTCAATCAGGCGGGACCACAGCCCGATGAGAGGTTCCTGGGCTCTTGCGTTTGCAGGCCGCACAGGTGGGCCACCGCCTCTGGCGCAGATGTGTCACTGCGCGTGAGCAGGTGCTGGCGGGCGAGGGTGGTGCGGTTGAGGGCGCGGCTGTCGAGGACGGTCATGCCGTTCTCAGGCTGCGGCTCGCTCGTGGGGAGGGCGTCGGCGCAGGTCCGTGCGGTTGAGGGAGGGGGGTGTGTAGGAGATGTCCAGAGGGGCGATGTCGGTGCCGGGCGGGACGATTGCGTCGATCTTGTCGAGGATGTCGTCGCCCAGGGTGAGGGTGGCGCCGGCGAGCAGGTCGTCGAGCTGGTCCATGGTGCGTGGGCCGATGATGGCGGCGGCGACGTCGGGGTGGCTGGTGGCGAAGGCCATGGCCAGGTGGGGGAGGGAGTGGCCGGCCGCTTCGGCGAGAGTGAGCAGTTGCTCAACGGCATCAAGCTTGCGTTCGTCGGTGAGGTGCCGGGGGACCCACTGCATGCGGACGCCTGTGGGCCGCGGGGCGTTCTTGCGGTAGCGACCGGTGAGCAGTCCCGCGGACAGCGGACTCCACACCAGAACTCCCAGGCCGTAGCGGTGGCAGGTGGGCAGGACCTCGCGCTCGATGCCGCGGTTGAGTATGGAGTAGGTGGGCTGCTCGGTTCGCAGGCGGTGCAGGCCGCGCTGTTGGGACACCCACTGGGCTTCGACGATTTCCGAGGCCGGCAGGTTGGAGGAGCCGATCGCGCGGACCTTCCCGGCACGCACGAGGTCGGTGAGCGCGGAGAGAGTTTCCTCGATGTCGGTGTGCGGGTCGGGGTGGTGGATTTGGTAGAGGTCGATGTAGTCGGTCCGCAGCCGCTTCAGCGAGCCCTCGACCGCTTGGATGATCCAGCGCCGGGAGCTGCCGTTGCGGTTGGGGCTCTCGCCCATCGGGCCGTTGAACTTGGTCGCCAGCACGACCTCGTCGCGGCGTCCTTCGAGGGCCCGTCCGACGATCTCCTCGGTCTCGCTGTAACCGTAGACGTCGGCGGTGTCGATGAAATTGATGCCCGTGTCGAGTGCCCGGTGGATCATACGCGCGCAGTCGTCGTGATCCGGATTGCCCATCTTGCTGAACATCATGGTGCCCAGGCAGTAGGCGCTGACTTCGATGCCGGTCCGTCCCAGCTTTCGCATCCGCACGGTGCCCCGTTTCCTTCCGCTGTTGTAAGCGTTCGGTGCCCGCGCCGTCCGGGCGCAGCGGCCCGGACGGCGAAGGTATGGTCGGTTCGGCTGGCTCAGCCGTTGTACGGGGCGGTGATGTCCAGGACCCAGGTGACGCCGAAGCGGTCGGTGAGCATGCCGTACAGCGGCGCCCACTGCGCAGGCTCCAGCGGACGCACGATGGTCGAGCCCTCGGCGAGCTTGCCCCACAGGGCGGTGATCTCCTCGGCGTCGTCACCGCGTACGGAGACGAAGAACGGGTTGTCGCCCTGGTTCCAGGGCAGCTGCGAGGGCACGTCGTAGGCCATGACGTGGAAGCCGTTGTCGCCGGCCACCTCACCCCACATCACCCAGTCCGCCTCGCTCTCATTCTGCACAGCGCCCGCGTCCTTGTAGGTGACCACGACGGTACGTCCGCCGAAGACGGACCGGTAGAAGTCCAGCGCTTCCCGTGCCGTGCCCCGTAAGTTGAGGTGAGTGGTGGTCGTGACGGACATAACCTGCTCCTTGCCTCGATGTGGCGAATACGCCGCCGACTACCCAAACGCCAGCGGCGGCTGCCGTGACCAGGAGGACGCCTCCTGAACGGCTCGTGTGTGACTATGGCGGAGGGAGAGGACAGGTTGTGTCCTCTACTGCGGTGAGAGCGCATCTCATGCACAAGACGTCCTGACGGCTGCCCGCACTGCTCTCGCTGCTCCAAACGCACCGTGACGGGTCCGGCGAGGATCTCGCCGAGCGTCTCGACATCACCTCGCGCACCGTGCGCCGTGACATCGACTGCCTGCGCGAACACGATGACCAGGCCATCGCGCTGCAGACCGGCATCCGAACGGGGTGTCACATCACCACAGGGCAAAGGTCCTCTGATGCGGCACTAGTAGATTGTCGCGGCTAATTTTTGGGATAGAGGTGGCGCAGTTTGATGCGTGCGTCGTGGGTGGTGAACTGCCAGTTCACTTGACGTTGGTCGGTGTTGGTGGCGTTCTGCCAGGCTGAGAGTTCGGTGTTGAGGATGCCGAGGTCGCTGATCCGGCGGTCGAGGCATTGCCGGGTCAGCGCGGAGAGTTCGATCTCGGCGATGTTGAGCCATGACCCGTGCCTGGGCGTGTGGTGGATCTCGAGGCGTTGGGCCAGGGCGAATGCCTCTTGTGGTTCGAATGCCTCGTACAGCGAGGCGATGCTGTGGGTATTGAGGTTGTCCATCACCAGCACCACGGTCTCGGTGTCGGGGTAGTCCACGCTCAGTAACTGCTTGACCTGGCCGGCCCAGTCGGTCCGGGTCCGCCGGGACAGTGCCTGAACACGGCGCCACCCGCGCAGGGGTTCGGTCCACACGAAGATCGAGCACGTGCCGCAGCGGATGTACTCGCTGTCCTGGCGGGCGTCGTGACCGGGGCGGGCCGGGAGCGGGTCGCGGACATGATCGAGGAGCTGGTAGGGCTTCTCGTCCATGCACACCACCGGACGTGCCGGGTCGTAGGGCCGGGCATAGACGGCCAGCACGTCTTCCATCCGGGCCGCGAACTCCGCGTTCGCTCGTGGCGGGATGGTCCAGCACTTTCTCAGGTGAGGGCGCAGTTCCGTTTTTTTAAGACCCGCCCGATGGTGGAGTGGTCCAGATCGGGGATGTCCTCGGCCAGCGCGACGTGCTTCTCCAGCAGCCGCAGCGACCACCGGGTATGGCCCTGGGGTGGCTGTGAGCACGCCATCGCGATCAGCCTGGCTTCGACCTCGCCGGTCACCGGCGAGGGCACCGGCGGCAGGTCGCGCTTCTTCCGCGCGATCGTGGCGTGCACATCGCCACCGGTCTCGGCAAAACGCTTGGCGACCAGCCGCAACGTCTCACCGGAAACGCCGAGCCGGGCCGCGATCACCTCCTTGGAATCCACCTCACCCACCGAGGTGTCCAGCGCGAGCAGCACCCGGGCCCGCATGATCATCGAAGCTGGGCGAACACCCGTCGTGGTCACCCGCACCAACCCCTCGCGATCCTGCGCGGTCAACCTCACCGGCCGCTTCTTCTGCGAACCCATGACAACAGTCCCGTCTGACAGAGGGAAAGGAATCTGCCAGGCACTAACCTCCCAACCAGACATGCCACAACTAAGCAGCGACAATCTACTAGCCATGCGCCGGTATCGGTATCGGGGACGCAACCGCGGTATACGCCGCCCAAGAAACCGTGGTCGTCGGCTGCGCCCGCCGGCACAACCGCTACGCCCTCCCGAAGCGCCGCCTGGCCATCGACTCAAGGTCCGCAGGCCCGATGGCCTCCCGGGCGTTGTTTGAGCCAAGCACTGGCTGTTCCGGTCAATCCATGTCCATCTGCCAGTGGCGTGCGGCGCGGCGACCGGCGTAGCGTACCTTGCGGTTGTCAGCCCTCACCCACCCCTGCCATTCCTTATACGCCGAGCGTTCCTGGGTGCGTGCACAGCACGTCCATGGGGAGGCCATTCCGGTGACGGTGGCCCATCGGCAGCGGGTGCCGGTGTCCTGCCGGGGAGGGTGTGGCGGAAGGTCGCAGGGGCCGTGCCGGTGGTCGTGCAGGGGCAGGCCACCGTGCTCGCGGTGGCGTACCCACGATGGTTTCGTCTTGTCCGTGCGGGACATCTCGTTCCTCCGGAACCAGCCGCCCGGGGTCCCGGGCTCTCCGGGCGGGCGGCTAGTGCAACTGCGCCATCACGCTCACCTGTTCTGTGCCTGTGCCTGTGCCTGTGCCTGTGCCGAGCAACGTAAGCGTCGGCCTGCTTCTTCCAAGACTACGGCTCTCACTCCGCCGCCGACTGGTGACCGGCCGCGCCGTCAGCCGGTGGGGCTCGGCGTCGGTGACGATGCCGGTACGGTCGGCCAGCCCATGATCTTGCGAAGGGTGCCGCCGAACAGTGCGGTCTTCTCCGCTTCGGAGAACTCGTCGCGGTCGAGCAGGTAGTGCAGTCCCTGGGCGTATGAGTGGTAGCCGGGATACCTCGGCACTGGGTCGAAGCCGTGGAGGCGCCCGAAGACCCGATGCTGGTCCGTCCCCCACATGCAGCGGTCGACTCCGAAGGCGTCCAGTACCTGCCTGAGGTGCGGCCAGATATCGGGGTACGGGTACGGCGTGTCTGACAGGGTCGGTGCCCCGGACAGTTTGACGGAGACATTGGGAAGGTCGGCGAGCGCCAGGAGCTGCCCGAGGCAGCGCCACGGCGGATTGTCGGTCGGCATGAACGGCGGCTGGTTGAGTCCGAGGTGATCGATGATCAGTGGCAGAGTCGGGTACGCACGCGCCACCACCGCCACGTCGGGGAGATCGCCCGCGCCCAGGACGCACACCGGTACACCGTGTTTCTCGGCTGTGCTCAGCAAGCGATCGTAGGCGCCTGCCCGGAGACGCTCGACATTGCCGGGAGGCCAGGCTGTGGTGATGCGAAGACCCAGGACGCCCGGGTTCTCTCGCGCGCTCGCCACCTGGTCGGCAATGTCGGGCGCGCTCTCGTCGCATACCAGGACGGTTGCGAGTCGGTCGGGATGCCGGGCGGTCGCGGCCGCGCACCACTGGGCGGGGGCTACGTGCGGATCGCTGATGATGACGGCGGCATCCACGCCCGCGGCGTCCATCTGCCCGAGCAGAAGCTCGGTCTGCAGGTCCAAGAACGCCTCGTCGCCGTGCTTCCACTGCGACCAGGGCCGTGGTAGATGCAGATGCGCGTCGATGATTTCCATGGGGAGACTTCTCCTCGGGAGGTCTGATCGATACCAGGCACGCGATCGGGCCCGCGTTGTTCAGGTGAGTTCGGCCGGCGCCGGCGCGATGAGGGTGAGCTGATGGATGCCGGGCGTGAACTGGGTGCCGACGGGAAGGAGCAGCGCCCGTGCCCGGTCGCGGTCGTCGACCCAACCGACCGGCCCCGGCGTCCGCCGCGCCATGTCCACTACCGTGCTGGCTCCCATGGCGATCTTCCCTTTGAATCCGCCGCACGGTTTGCGTCAGCCGGTGAAGTAGTGGCCTGCGTCGAGGTCCGCGAGCAGCCCGGGACGAACCGGGTGCCAGTCCATCAGCTTTTGGGTGCTGGCACTGGAGGCCGGCGCGTCCATCGCGAAGATCGGACCGAGCCAGCCGAAGTGCTCGACGGCATGCTCCACCGGGATGGACGTGACCGGCAGGTTCAGGTGCTTGCCGATGCGCTCGGCGAGCCGGCGCACCGGGATGCCCTCATCGCCTACCGCGTGCAGCCGGCTGCCCGCGGGCGCGTGCTCCAAGGCCAGCCGGTACAGCAGCGCGGCGTCCAGCCGGTGCACGGCCGGCCACGCGTTGGCCCCGTCCCCCGGATACGCCGACACACCCCGCTCCCGGGCAATATCGATCAGCCGGGAGACGAAGCCGTGGTGGTCGCCCTCGCCGTGCACCGACCGTGGCAGCCGTACCACTGAGCCGCGCACGCCGCGGTCGGCGAACGCCAGCACCGCCTCCTCCGCACCACCTCGCGCCGCAGCGGGCGTCCCGGGCGCGGGGATGGTGTCCTCGGTCGCCATCCCGCCCGCCACGCCCGGGGTGCCGGAGCTGATCACAAAGGGGCGATCCGTGCCGGCCAGCGTCTGCGCGATGGTCTCGATGGCGCGCAGGTCCACCGCGACGGAGTTCTGGAACTGGGTGAAGTCATGGATGAACGCGGTGTGGATCACGCCGTCGGCCAACGCCGCACCGGCGCGCAGGCTGTCCAGGTCCTCCAGGGTGCCGCGGTGCACCTCGGCCCCCGTTGCGGTCAGCGTGGCAGCGGAGGGGTCCGATCGGGCCAGGCCAAGCACCTGGTGCCCGGCATCCAGCAGCTCCCGCACGACCGCGGCCCCGACGAAGCCGGTCGCACCGGTGACGAATACGCG
This genomic interval from Streptomyces asiaticus contains the following:
- a CDS encoding aldo/keto reductase is translated as MRMRKLGRTGIEVSAYCLGTMMFSKMGNPDHDDCARMIHRALDTGINFIDTADVYGYSETEEIVGRALEGRRDEVVLATKFNGPMGESPNRNGSSRRWIIQAVEGSLKRLRTDYIDLYQIHHPDPHTDIEETLSALTDLVRAGKVRAIGSSNLPASEIVEAQWVSQQRGLHRLRTEQPTYSILNRGIEREVLPTCHRYGLGVLVWSPLSAGLLTGRYRKNAPRPTGVRMQWVPRHLTDERKLDAVEQLLTLAEAAGHSLPHLAMAFATSHPDVAAAIIGPRTMDQLDDLLAGATLTLGDDILDKIDAIVPPGTDIAPLDISYTPPSLNRTDLRRRPPHERAAA
- a CDS encoding helix-turn-helix domain-containing protein, which gives rise to MRLTAQDREGLVRVTTTGVRPASMIMRARVLLALDTSVGEVDSKEVIAARLGVSGETLRLVAKRFAETGGDVHATIARKKRDLPPVPSPVTGEVEARLIAMACSQPPQGHTRWSLRLLEKHVALAEDIPDLDHSTIGRVLKKRNCALT
- a CDS encoding IS630 family transposase; translated protein: MVAAAAGEARRAGRGHPRSGPLHHRAGLKKTELRPHLRKCWTIPPRANAEFAARMEDVLAVYARPYDPARPVVCMDEKPYQLLDHVRDPLPARPGHDARQDSEYIRCGTCSIFVWTEPLRGWRRVQALSRRTRTDWAGQVKQLLSVDYPDTETVVLVMDNLNTHSIASLYEAFEPQEAFALAQRLEIHHTPRHGSWLNIAEIELSALTRQCLDRRISDLGILNTELSAWQNATNTDQRQVNWQFTTHDARIKLRHLYPKN
- a CDS encoding VOC family protein — its product is MSVTTTTHLNLRGTAREALDFYRSVFGGRTVVVTYKDAGAVQNESEADWVMWGEVAGDNGFHVMAYDVPSQLPWNQGDNPFFVSVRGDDAEEITALWGKLAEGSTIVRPLEPAQWAPLYGMLTDRFGVTWVLDITAPYNG
- a CDS encoding amidohydrolase family protein: MEIIDAHLHLPRPWSQWKHGDEAFLDLQTELLLGQMDAAGVDAAVIISDPHVAPAQWCAAATARHPDRLATVLVCDESAPDIADQVASARENPGVLGLRITTAWPPGNVERLRAGAYDRLLSTAEKHGVPVCVLGAGDLPDVAVVARAYPTLPLIIDHLGLNQPPFMPTDNPPWRCLGQLLALADLPNVSVKLSGAPTLSDTPYPYPDIWPHLRQVLDAFGVDRCMWGTDQHRVFGRLHGFDPVPRYPGYHSYAQGLHYLLDRDEFSEAEKTALFGGTLRKIMGWPTVPASSPTPSPTG
- a CDS encoding ABC transporter permease, yielding MMTTASPTVAPAPATTVRKVTSRGVRRSEWAKFWSLRSSWITLTVSVVVLLVFGTVAASTYSPDAPTDDGPMSSGESSDAVSLTLMGSSFASLIVGSLGVLLFAGEYSTGMIRSTLTAVPKRLPVLFAKSAVVAPLVLALPTLGALAAFQLGAAGLDGEKIALSLGDDGVLRSLLGAGVYLALVAVFGVALGALLRSPAGGIATLVGVLLILPNLASLLPGSLADTLNPYFPSNAGEAASSLHQPPDALSPGAGLTVFTGWVTLALAAAAVRLKRTDA
- a CDS encoding MarR family winged helix-turn-helix transcriptional regulator — protein: MREYEDQPLGFLLYQVMAALRPLTAAELQPLGIGLPEFVCMRNLSMFPSQSNAELARHAGVSPQAMNKVVRDLQEMGAIKRPAAVSSGRSLPARLTPKGRALFKRAEAAVRVADDRLMTHLASGERDELKKLLHAIDARNIGDGASTVRPD
- a CDS encoding DUF7134 domain-containing protein; this encodes MLIVAMIGLTDFLSGSNDAPFGQTEGRGHLQAPAAVPYVVSTALIVPLWWRGRAPAPVYFVIPLVTLAQGALGLWLSADLTALIALYTMARHDSLRLLGRATVMAIAQVMLPVFVILPDESWPQGLFILLGTDTAAAAVGLTLRTRQTNSSPSPRYVPASPARCTTSSATTSPS